The following coding sequences lie in one Arachis stenosperma cultivar V10309 chromosome 5, arast.V10309.gnm1.PFL2, whole genome shotgun sequence genomic window:
- the LOC130982427 gene encoding CRS2-associated factor 2, mitochondrial isoform X2 translates to MTHHFHPPGSHIIKYSYSETSSSVTPISFRESPKFSPFGPGRLDRKWTGTCAPVQEEVNRTRLEEERNRVLGEPLTEDEVAELVERYRHSDCARQINLGKGGVTHNMLDDIHNHWKKAEAVRIKCLGVPTLDMDKICFHLEDKSGGKVIYRNINILLLYRGRNYDPKNHPVIPLMLWKPYAPIYPRLVMSVIEGLTYERTKEMRKKGLDLDPLMKLTRNGVYVNVVERVREAFKTQEVVRLDCRHVGMSDCKKIGVKLRDLVPCVPILFKDEQIILWRGKTDQEPAFQDHDVVSAV, encoded by the exons ATGACCCACCATTTTCACCCTCCAGGAAGCCACATCATAAA ATACTCTTACTCAGAAACCAGCTCTTCCGTGACACCCATCAGCTTCCGCGAATCACCGAAGTTCTCTCCGTTTGGACCTGGCCGGCTTGACCGGAAATGGACTGGGACGTGCGCACCAGTTCAGGAGGAAGTGAACCGGACGAGGCTAGAAGAGGAGCGGAACCGGGTCCTTGGAGAACCACTCACGGAGGATGAGGTGGCGGAACTCGTGGAACGATACCGTCACAGTGACTGTGCAAGGCAAATCAATTTGG GGAAGGGAGGAGTCACACACAACATGCTGGATGACATCCATAATCACTGGAAGAAAGCTGAAGCTGTCAGAATCAAGTGCTTGGGTGTGCCAACTCTTGACATGGACAAAATTTGTTTCCACCTCGAG GACAAGTCTGGTGGAAAAGTCATCTACCGAAACATCAATATTTTGTTGTTGTATAGAGGTCGAAATTATGATCCCAAGAACCACCCTGTTATTCCTCTCATGCTGTGGAAGCCCTATGCACCAATATATCCAAGGCTTGTGATGAGTGTCATTGAGGGTTTGACGTATGAAAGAACGAAGGAAATGAGAAAGAAGGGGTTGGACTTAGACCCCCTGATGAAACTCA CTAGAAATGGTGTATATGTGAATGTAGTGGAGAGAGTGAGAGAAGCTTTCAAGACTCAGGAGGTTGTGAGACTGGACTGCAGGCATGTTGGAATGAGTGACTGCAAAAAGATTGGAGTTAAGCTAAGG GATTTGGTGCCGTGTGTCCCAATCTTGTTCAAGGATGAACAGATAATCCTCTGGAGAGGAAAAACAGACCAAGAACCTGCTTTTCAGGACCACGATGTAGTGTCTGCAGTGTAA
- the LOC130982427 gene encoding CRS2-associated factor 2, mitochondrial isoform X1, which produces MWSHLPFSLKTCHFQLSFRRFLTRSIHENIYDPPFSPSRKPHHKVNEKNKKQKKTKNNNDPDKIASPKLPLKSELPFDFRYSYSETSSSVTPISFRESPKFSPFGPGRLDRKWTGTCAPVQEEVNRTRLEEERNRVLGEPLTEDEVAELVERYRHSDCARQINLGKGGVTHNMLDDIHNHWKKAEAVRIKCLGVPTLDMDKICFHLEDKSGGKVIYRNINILLLYRGRNYDPKNHPVIPLMLWKPYAPIYPRLVMSVIEGLTYERTKEMRKKGLDLDPLMKLTRNGVYVNVVERVREAFKTQEVVRLDCRHVGMSDCKKIGVKLRDLVPCVPILFKDEQIILWRGKTDQEPAFQDHDVVSAV; this is translated from the exons ATGTGGAGCCACCTGCCGTTCTCACTCAAAACGTGTCATTTTCAGCTCTCTTTCCGTCGCTTCCTCACTCGCTCTATCCACGAGAACATTTATGACCCACCATTTTCACCCTCCAGGAAGCCACATCATAAAGTAAATGAGAAAAacaagaagcaaaagaaaacaaaaaacaacAATGATCCTGATAAAATTGCATCCCCGAAACTTCCCCTAAAATCAGAGCTTCCATTTGATTTCAGATACTCTTACTCAGAAACCAGCTCTTCCGTGACACCCATCAGCTTCCGCGAATCACCGAAGTTCTCTCCGTTTGGACCTGGCCGGCTTGACCGGAAATGGACTGGGACGTGCGCACCAGTTCAGGAGGAAGTGAACCGGACGAGGCTAGAAGAGGAGCGGAACCGGGTCCTTGGAGAACCACTCACGGAGGATGAGGTGGCGGAACTCGTGGAACGATACCGTCACAGTGACTGTGCAAGGCAAATCAATTTGG GGAAGGGAGGAGTCACACACAACATGCTGGATGACATCCATAATCACTGGAAGAAAGCTGAAGCTGTCAGAATCAAGTGCTTGGGTGTGCCAACTCTTGACATGGACAAAATTTGTTTCCACCTCGAG GACAAGTCTGGTGGAAAAGTCATCTACCGAAACATCAATATTTTGTTGTTGTATAGAGGTCGAAATTATGATCCCAAGAACCACCCTGTTATTCCTCTCATGCTGTGGAAGCCCTATGCACCAATATATCCAAGGCTTGTGATGAGTGTCATTGAGGGTTTGACGTATGAAAGAACGAAGGAAATGAGAAAGAAGGGGTTGGACTTAGACCCCCTGATGAAACTCA CTAGAAATGGTGTATATGTGAATGTAGTGGAGAGAGTGAGAGAAGCTTTCAAGACTCAGGAGGTTGTGAGACTGGACTGCAGGCATGTTGGAATGAGTGACTGCAAAAAGATTGGAGTTAAGCTAAGG GATTTGGTGCCGTGTGTCCCAATCTTGTTCAAGGATGAACAGATAATCCTCTGGAGAGGAAAAACAGACCAAGAACCTGCTTTTCAGGACCACGATGTAGTGTCTGCAGTGTAA